The following proteins are encoded in a genomic region of Triticum dicoccoides isolate Atlit2015 ecotype Zavitan chromosome 1B, WEW_v2.0, whole genome shotgun sequence:
- the LOC119349051 gene encoding peroxidase 2-like, with product MAAVAAKPHVLVACALLLLAVGCQPSPFWPLEIGYYHDKCPQAEAVVKGVMEKAISQNPGNGAAMIRMLFHDCFVEGCDASVLLDPTPFSPTPEKLSPPNDPTLRGFELIDAIKDALEAACPGVVSCADIVAFAARDASCILSRGKVNFQMPSGRRDGTFSNASEPLKFLAPPTSNLSNLVASFVIKGLNTEDLVVLSGAHTIGRSHCSSFVSDRLNTPSDINGGLAAFLRGQCPADATPGGNDPTVMQDVVTPNKLDRQYYKNVLSHTVLFTSDAALMTSVETARMVVENAKIPGWWKDRFEKAMVKMAGIEVKTGHQGQIRKNCRAINHY from the exons ATGGCGGCTGTTGCTGCAAAGCCACACGTTTTGGTGGCCTGTGCCTTGCTGCTCCTCGCTGTGGGGTGCCAGCCCAGCCCTTTCTGGCCACTGGAGATCGGCTACTACCACGACAAATGCCCCCAGGCGGAGGCTGTCGTCAAGGGCGTCATGGAGAAGGCCATCTCTCAGAACCCCGGCAATGGCGCCGCCATGATCCGCATGCTCTTCCACGACTGTTTCGTCGAG GGCTGTGATGCTTCCGTCCTCCTGGACCCGACCCCGTTCAGCCCGACGCCGGAGAAACTCAGCCCGCCGAACGACCCTACCCTACGCGGCTTCGAGCTGATTGACGCCATCAAGGACGCCCTCGAGGCGGCCTGCCCAGGCGTCGTCTCATGTGCTGACATCGTCGCCTTTGCGGCCCGTGACGCATCCTGCATCCTCAGCAGGGGCAAGGTAAACTTCCAGATGCCGTCCGGCCGCCGCGACGGCACCTTCTCCAACGCCTCCGAGCCGCTCAAGTTCCTGGCGCCGCCGACGTCCAACCTCAGCAACCTCGTCGCTAGCTTCGTCATCAAGGGCCTCAACACGGAGGACCTGGTCGTCCTCTCTGGCGCGCACACCATCGGGCGTTCCCACTGCTCGTCCTTCGTCTCCGACCGCCTCAACACCCCCTCCGACATCAACGGCGGCCTCGCCGCGTTCCTGAGGGGACAGTGCCCGGCCGACGCGACGCCGGGCGGCAACGACCCGACGGTGATGCAGGACGTGGTGACGCCCAACAAGCTGGACAGGCAGTACTACAAGAACGTGTTGTCGCACACGGTGCTCTTCACCTCCGACGCGGCGCTCATGACTTCGGTGGAGACGGCGAGGATGGTGGTGGAGAACGCCAAAATCCCCGGATGGTGGAAGGACAGGTTCGAGAAGGCCATGGTGAAGATGGCCGGCATCGAGGTCAAGACCGGCCACCAGGGCCAGATCAGGAAGAACTGCCGCGCCATCAACCACTACTAA